A region of the Mytilus galloprovincialis chromosome 1, xbMytGall1.hap1.1, whole genome shotgun sequence genome:
tcctggttcctttgataactaactACCATTAACGCCCGACTCCTTTGAAACAATAGGTGGCACACAATCCAACATggaaatatgaataaaaacatgtCTCTTATGGAACTTACTCAAAATATGTTACATtatgaataagaaaataaaacgcTCAAACAATGGGATTGTCGTCTTATAAATCaaaatcatcaaaaattgaaatgcATAATTATTTTACAGGTACGACGGCTGTAACGGTTCAATCATCGGATATGGATATTACTCTGATGATTTGTTTACTGCGTaatttaaaaaagatgaaaatacaaGATTCACTTCCAAGAGAAACAGATGTATGCGCAGAAGCAGATATATCTCGAATAAAATATTACAGAAACTGGATAGCTCATAACACAGAtggtcaaatagacaacaacgaTTTCCCGGCGATTTGGAAGAATATTTGCGAggtaaataattaaaattcagCATAAGTATATTATAACTTTATCAATATAGATCATTTGATCATATAACTAAATACAAATGAACACAAACAATTGAATGCTGATCATAGCCAGTAAAgattctttataaaaaataaatcacttATATCGAAAGGATGTTAATTAAGACTTTTTCACAGTTCTAATGACCATCAGATAAAGAGCAAAACAAACATAGACTGCTTTTTGTAGAGCCtttgacttttgtcgaaaaagcgagaaaTAGCGATTCTACATTCCATCGTCGgtatcgtcgtcgtcgtcgttggcGGCGGCGGCGTTTCACAAATATCCCCTCTGTGGTTAAagtgtttgaaattttaataactttcttaaactatcctgtatttctaccaaacttggacagaagcttgttcatgatcataagatagtatccaggagtaaattttgtaaaacaaaaatcatggttttccatattttacttataaatggacttagttttttctgccaggaaacattacattcactctgtggttaaagttttagaaatgttgataactttcttacactatcctggatttctaccaaacttgtacagaagcttgtttatgatcataagatagaatccagaagtaaattttgtaaaaaaaagatcCGGTTTTTCCGTATTtcacttataaatgaacttagttttgcTGCCAGGAAACATttcattcactctgtggttaaagttttttgaaattttaataactttcttacactttcctgaatttctaccaaacttgtacagacgcttgtttatgatcattagatagtatctagaagtaaatctagtaaataaaaatctttctttttccatatattacttataaatggacttagttttttttctgccagaaacattacattcactctgtggttaaactttttaaaatctaaataactttcttaaactatcctcaTTTAGTACCAAAcatggacaaaagcttgtttatgaccaaaagctagtatctagaaggaaattttgtgaatattttgtaccttttttccgtattttacttataaatggacttagtttctcttgcagttaacattacatacagtctgcagttaaagttttaaaaacatttattagatttataaactatccgggatttttaccaaacttggactgaagcttttacaatcaaaagatagtatcgaaaggaatatttttttcaatttttcctcatatctcttgcacgtcatttttgttgagcctgcgattaacagcaaaagtaggcaagacactggaTTCCACGGAacctttacaatttttttttatgttgatgggtttcaaaattaaacaaggtatggtatgattgccaatgggacaccTATATACCAGAGACCTAATGACAGAGATGTCAGCCCCGGTGATATGCAACAGCACAATCTTAAATCATAGACAAAACACATACAGTATAGCAAGCTTTAAAAAGGATCTAGcatgaaaaaatgtgaaacaatttaaaggAGAAAACCAACGGtagtttttataattgttttggaCTTATTCAAGTCTGTTGAAAGTCACTGCTCACATACAAAATATACATTAATCTGGCATTCTGAAAGGCTGTGTGTTATAAAATCGCTTCGgttcttttaaaattatgtatGATTAATTCTAaaattagtcatgttagtatttTCTATCGTTTTGCTATTTGGGAGTCATTcgtcatttaaaatatttttatatcttattgACAATATTTCAAACTTACCAACATTTTTTTGGGTCAAAATTccgattttttgtaattttttttttttttttattaaaaagaggTTTTACATAAACATACACACAGGTAAAAATAACCAACATGCAAtcaaattaatcaaaacaaaaaggtGTATCAGTCAATCCAACTCTTTCTATGATTCAAAGTATCACaaatatgattgttttattgcATTTGGGTAATCCTGGGGTGCTTACAGGAACCCATGAGTGTTTTGATTTGACTGTTTTTCTAATATATATCTTTTGCAAACGTACACCCTACAAGCGATTTAATGACACTTGGTGTGAAATGGGAAGACTAAGTTAACGACGCAATGAAAATATTCTTTGTTTGATTCTAAAGTTAATTTAAGATATGTGTATTTAAAAGTCTTTAAGTACAAATGTGGATGAACATATTTTCTAAAAATGATATCAGGTTTTACTTTTGAAGGCTATTCAAAGACTTGGCGGAGCATCGTTAAAAACGGAGTGTGATATGTTGATGTCTGCTAATATTGACAGTTCATACAAAGAAATGTACGTTTCCTTTTCCCAACAAGAGAGAAGATTAGATAAAGTGGAAGAAGAGTTGATGTCTGCAAACGACAAAATAAAACAGTTAGAGGAAAATCAAGATAATACAAAAGGTAGTtgcattaaatgaaaataaattgagATCAAGAATATTTTGTGTGTGGATATAACCGTAAACAGTGATTTACTGTAAAAATTGGCGTGGTAGGTCTATAAAACAACTATCTTTGATAACTGTACGAAATAAAGAAGTCGTATATtgaaaactttacatttttgttaaatataaaagTAAGTATTGCGATTCTTTATTGCGAAAAAAATCCATAAATGCTATTGATTTgaattatagctgactatgtaaaaaatatattatagtcaattttcatttctttacaGTTGCATACTATAACGTTTGCAAATATCAGTAAATTTGCTACTGTCACCATGGCGAATTGGTTTACTGATACGATGTGTCACTGTCTCAATCCACTATCGACACATATTCATGttaatatcaatttttaataGCTGGGGGAAAGttcgagaaaaaaatatttaatgttaacCTTACTGTCATGACGTTCGGGTTTTGATTTCATGCCTTCTTCTAGTGTTATAAGTCTTGTCTACCTTCGCATATAcacagttttaaaaataatagaGATATTCACAAAATAGGTATTCATACCGTCTATTGGACaataaatcatttttgttttaagggCACCAAACATGACAGCAACTGGAACTGCTATAGTACAAATTTGATACATTTTggtacatgataaaaaaaatgcatacaagTCTTAGATAAAAGTCTTAGTTAGCTGGtttgcaaaaatataaaaagtacaaaacttGTCATATTCCATATTATGACATTTTTATCAGTCAGGATTCGCAGGGTGGATTATGTCTAAACACCAGAAGGCACTGACCCTGCTGGCGTGCCCATCTTCACTTCATTTGTAGtttatgatataattttttttagaatgaagTAACGAGATTCGAAACATCGGTTTCTTCTGTTGCGTTaactatatatacataaacacGTATTAAATATTAATAGCTTGGTTGATTGGTCGATTGTTGTTTGCTCAACTGTAAGCGACAATAATTTTATGCATATTGAAGAAGAGAATAATGTATATTCTTAGAAAGCATACACATTTATGTATAATATACCATATAAAATATAACCAACTTTGATGAAACGAGGCAATTGCTTTCCCCCCCCACACATTACTGTTAATTACCTACAGGCAATGTTTACCTACGTTTCGCATGACTGTGACAAGGCTTGTTTGCATACATTTTGTTCTTTCATAAATAGTATACATATATTTCTGCTAAATCATAACAGTATACATTGAACTTTAACATAAACAGTGTACATAGATTATATTGTATCATAAATAGTTTACAAATATTCTGCGATACCATAAACAATTAATGAATAATAatagaaatgtatttgttttagATAACCTTTTATTACAAGTTGCTGCTTGGGaagtagaaaataaaaatttctttgCAACATTTGCTGTAAAATCGGTTTTGGAAAGCGTAAAGCAGGCACCATTTGTTGTTATCAGTGGTAGTCCAGGAATGGGGAAAAGTGCAACTGCTTATCACATCGCCTTGTTATTTCGTGATATGATGGGCTATGAAATTTTACCAATAAATGAGCCAtcacaaattttgaaattttgtaaaactggACGAAAGCAGATTGTAATCATTGATGATATATGTGGCAAATTTGCCATGAACAATTACATTGTTGACTCCTGGGTGAGATTAAGAACAGCAATCACACAACTTATGAATCACAAAAATGAGTCATTACGTATTGTTGCAACATGCAGACTCCTTGTACGCCAAACTGAACAATTTGAAAAACTTATTCAGGCATTTGAAATAAAGGAATGCGATCTTCTCTCTGAAGAACTGGCATTAAATGTGGATGAAAAACGTAAAATTGGATTGTGTCATCTAAATGAAcaatgtttaaacatgttagaaGAAGAAGTAATTGTGGAGACAGATATGTTTCCTCTTCTATGCAAACTATCGGCGGAAAAGACATTTAATCctgatttttttacaaaaccaTATGAGATCTTTGAAAAAGAATTAGATGAAATGGCCTTGGAAAATAAAGAGTGCTTTTTTGGTCTTACTTTAATCGTGTTGCATAACAACAATTTAAAGAAAAGCTTATTTGAAGAGAAAcacaataaattatttattaatatgtTTGATGAAGTGTCTGAAgaattaaaaatgtcatataGGCCATCAAAACTATTAGTTCTACGCAGTCTTCGAAGTCTTAAAGGAACATGGAGTAAAGAAAGTGAATGTTCAGTTTCGGCGATACATGATAAGGTTTTCGATTTTATGGCTTTTTTTATCGGAAAATTATTATGGAAAACAATTCTACAGCATGGAAATAGCAATTTTATTTCTGAAAGAAttagttttgaatttttggtAGAATCAACAAACGATTTTGTAATTATGCTTGATAAAAACCATGAAGATTCATACTTTCAAAGAATTGAAGAAGAAATAAGATGTCGAAAATTTAATACCGTTTTCTGCAATGTCATAGCAAAAACTACATATTACCAAGAACATTTGATTTCCTTGTTAACAAAACGGTGTGACTTATTATCAATTTTGACTGGCAACGTGTGGACATTGTTTTTCATTCAAGATGACGACTCTGGCAAGCTGTATAACTTTCTTATAGAAGAACGCTTAAAACGAATAAATTTTGAACAAACATCAGATTTAGAGTCAGAGGCAGATGGTTCATTATTGGTAGAACTATTTGACACACAAATAGATTGTGATGATGATGAATTTAATTATCTTTCAACATATTCAAATGTACCCCTTATGATGGCAGTTATCGTTGAACGTGAAGATTTAATTATATTATTACTTGAATCAGGATATGCCATCAATATTAACGAAACTTGTTTAATCGATGACAAAGAATTTTCACCACTGTTATATACATTTGCTAATGTTcagttagacatgttagatattGCAAAAATTTTAATAGATTATAAGGCTGATGTTAATGTATTGTACGAAGGTAATGCATTATTGCATTTGGTTTGTAAAGAGGGTAGTACTGATTTCCTGGAAGTTTTACTCAACTGTGAAGAGTGTGATGTGAATATAGCAGATAGTCATGGGATGACTGCATTGCATATTGCAGCCGCGATAGGATATACTGAAATAATGGAGTTATTAATTCTAAAAGATTGTGACATCAACCTATGCGACAGTAATAAGCAAACACCTTTATGTTTGGCAATTCAAAACTATCAAAAATCTTGTATTGAATTGCTTATTACTTGCGGCTGtgatataaatatttgtaatctTGAAGGAAAAACCTCACTTCATAGTGCATGCAAAACAGGACATGTTGACAttgttgaaattattttgaaCACAAATCGTTGCGATATTGATAAATCGGACACAAATCATAATTCTCCTTTTGCGATAGCATGCGCACATGGAAGTAAAGACATTGTTGAATTTTTGATCCTGAAAAAATGCaatataaataatgttaatattttt
Encoded here:
- the LOC143080088 gene encoding uncharacterized protein LOC143080088, with the protein product MALSKVAGMSSLTDKETNFLRFANLLIRIAPKAVRDLFDKYFTPGGLSVVLNQSKGKLETLNQKKILNKSQMDLLYPPHGTTAVTVQSSDMDITLMICLLRNLKKMKIQDSLPRETDVCAEADISRIKYYRNWIAHNTDGQIDNNDFPAIWKNICEAIQRLGGASLKTECDMLMSANIDSSYKEMYVSFSQQERRLDKVEEELMSANDKIKQLEENQDNTKDNLLLQVAAWEVENKNFFATFAVKSVLESVKQAPFVVISGSPGMGKSATAYHIALLFRDMMGYEILPINEPSQILKFCKTGRKQIVIIDDICGKFAMNNYIVDSWVRLRTAITQLMNHKNESLRIVATCRLLVRQTEQFEKLIQAFEIKECDLLSEELALNVDEKRKIGLCHLNEQCLNMLEEEVIVETDMFPLLCKLSAEKTFNPDFFTKPYEIFEKELDEMALENKECFFGLTLIVLHNNNLKKSLFEEKHNKLFINMFDEVSEELKMSYRPSKLLVLRSLRSLKGTWSKESECSVSAIHDKVFDFMAFFIGKLLWKTILQHGNSNFISERISFEFLVESTNDFVIMLDKNHEDSYFQRIEEEIRCRKFNTVFCNVIAKTTYYQEHLISLLTKRCDLLSILTGNVWTLFFIQDDDSGKLYNFLIEERLKRINFEQTSDLESEADGSLLVELFDTQIDCDDDEFNYLSTYSNVPLMMAVIVEREDLIILLLESGYAININETCLIDDKEFSPLLYTFANVQLDMLDIAKILIDYKADVNVLYEGNALLHLVCKEGSTDFLEVLLNCEECDVNIADSHGMTALHIAAAIGYTEIMELLILKDCDINLCDSNKQTPLCLAIQNYQKSCIELLITCGCDINICNLEGKTSLHSACKTGHVDIVEIILNTNRCDIDKSDTNHNSPFAIACAHGSKDIVEFLILKKCNINNVNIFGRSPLHIAVCKNDIEIVQTLIESGCDINLCNAKKQTALFCACEMGICSVVQLLLNKGCDANICNSDGLTPLDIANAKGFLDIVSYFSKKDESSEIDIIYSRI